The DNA segment TAGAAGACGAAAATCAGATTTTCACTAGAGATATTGCGTTCGTTATTGATGATTATTTTATTCGAGCAAATATTCTTCCCGAACGTGAAAAAGAATTCCCTGCAATTCAATCTATTGTAGATATGATGAATCCTAATAAGGTGATTGTCCCACCAGAAAAGGTGCATATTGAAGGTGGCGATGTAATGCTTTGGAAAAATTACGTTTTTATTGGTACTTATAAAGGAGCCGATTATAGTAAAATAAAAACGGCACGCACCAATATGCACGGAGTTAATTTTATCAAAGAGCTTTTTCCAGAGAAGATTGTAAAGGAATTTGACTTAGTAAAATCATTTGATGATCCTAAAGGAAATGCACTTCATTTGGACTGCTGTTTCCAACCAGTTGGAGTTGATAAAGCAATTATTTTTAAAGAAGGCTTCCGAGACGAAAAAGATTATCAGTATCTTGTAGACTTATTTGGAATGGAAAATCTATTCCATATCACGGGAGATGAAATGTACAATATGTTTTCGAATGTATTTTCGATTACACCAACGGTAGTAGTTACAGAGCGCAATTTTACGAGATTAAACACTTGGTTAGAAGAAAATAATTTTACAGTAGAAACCGTTCCGTACGCAGAGATTGCGAAGCAGGAAGGACTGCTAAGATGTTCAACACTTCCGTTAATAAGGGAATAAATTTTAATGATTATGAAACAAACAACAAATTCAATTTTGATGATTCGTCCGGTTTCTTTTCGGATGAATGAGCAGACAGTGGTAAATAATTACTACCAAAAGGTGATCGAAAATCTATCGCCAGAAAATGTCAATGCTAAAGCGCAGGAGGAGTTTGATACGTTTGTAGAAAAGCTTCGCGCGGTAGGGGTAAATGTGGTGGTAGTAAATGACACTATGAATCCAGATACTCCCGACAGTATTTTTCCCAACAACTGGATTTCCTTCCATCAAAACAGTGATGTCGCGTTGTATCCGATGTTTGCCGAAAACAGAAGACGTGAACGTCGCGAGGAAATTTTGGACACTCTAGAAGATCAAGGTTTCTTGATAGAAAATATTGTAGATTATTCGTCTGCCGAGGATGATGGTTATTTTCTTGAAGGTACTGGAAGTATGTTGCTAGACCGTGCCAATGGTAAAGCATATTGCGCACTTTCGCCAAGAGCAGATGAAGAACTTTTTATCGAATTCTGCGAGGATTTTGATTATGCGCCAGTGATTTTTGAGGCATTTCATAATGTTGATGGAGAACGAAAATTGATTTATCATACCAACGTAATGATGTGTCTAGGTGAAACATTTGCAGTAATCTGCGCTGATTGTATAGATGACAAAGCCGAGCGTAAAAATGTTATTCAGAATTTAAAAGACAATAATAAAGAAGTAATTTTTATTACCGAAGAGCAAGTAAATAGCTTTGCGGGTAATATGCTTGAGGTAAAGGGCGAAGATGATAAACGTTTTATCGTAATGAGCACCGCCGCTTATAATAGTCTTACTGAAGATCAAATAGCTAAATTATCTGCTCATGCCGAAATTCTTCATTCAAGCTTAGACACTATCGAATCCTGCGGTGGC comes from the Flavobacterium ardleyense genome and includes:
- a CDS encoding dimethylarginine dimethylaminohydrolase family protein; this encodes MLELNIQNETSTLKAVILGTAVSNGPTPSAEDAYDPKSLEHILAGTYPVEEDMVAEMEALHEVFLKYGVTVYRPTIVEDENQIFTRDIAFVIDDYFIRANILPEREKEFPAIQSIVDMMNPNKVIVPPEKVHIEGGDVMLWKNYVFIGTYKGADYSKIKTARTNMHGVNFIKELFPEKIVKEFDLVKSFDDPKGNALHLDCCFQPVGVDKAIIFKEGFRDEKDYQYLVDLFGMENLFHITGDEMYNMFSNVFSITPTVVVTERNFTRLNTWLEENNFTVETVPYAEIAKQEGLLRCSTLPLIRE
- the ctlX gene encoding citrulline utilization hydrolase CtlX codes for the protein MKQTTNSILMIRPVSFRMNEQTVVNNYYQKVIENLSPENVNAKAQEEFDTFVEKLRAVGVNVVVVNDTMNPDTPDSIFPNNWISFHQNSDVALYPMFAENRRRERREEILDTLEDQGFLIENIVDYSSAEDDGYFLEGTGSMLLDRANGKAYCALSPRADEELFIEFCEDFDYAPVIFEAFHNVDGERKLIYHTNVMMCLGETFAVICADCIDDKAERKNVIQNLKDNNKEVIFITEEQVNSFAGNMLEVKGEDDKRFIVMSTAAYNSLTEDQIAKLSAHAEILHSSLDTIESCGGGSARCMMAEIFLPLEEELEELEEDEE